TCGGAACGCATTCCGCGGCGGAACTCGACGCCGACCTCGTGGTCGACAGTCTCGCCGACGTCCGTTTGGTCCCGTCCCCCGGCGGCTTCCGCCTGGCGTACTGACCCTCCCCGCCCCCCGCCCTTTCCATCGAGTGGGCAGTTTGGGCCCCAAAACTCCGCGTTTGGGGCCCAAACTGCCCACTCGAGAAGGAAAGGGAAGGGGGAGGGGGAGGGGGGGTCAGGCCGCGAGGGTGGCGCGGGCCGCCATCAGGGCGGGGAGTTGCAGGGTGAGCCAGGGGCTGAACGCCCAGGGCGTCGCCTCGATCGAGGCCAGCAGGGCATCCGGTTCGGCCCACTGCCACTCGGCGACCTCGTCGGGGCTGGGCTGCAGGGCATCCGGGAGCCCGGCGACATCTGTCAGCACCGCTGTGTAGACGGGGCAGATCTCGTTCTCGACGATCCCGCTCGCGTCGACCGCGCGGTACCGGAAGTCGGGCAGAGCCACGCGGATCGAGGTGAGGCCGCTCCCGATGCCGAGTTCGTCGTGGGCACGACGCGCCAGGGCGGCATCGAAGCTCTCTCCGGGCGCCGGATGCCCGCAGAACGAATTCGTCCAGACGCCGGGCCACGTGCGTTTCGCCAGCGCGCGCCGCGTGACGAGGATGCGCCCGGCCTCGTCGAAGACGTGGCAGGAGAAAGCGAGGTGCAGCGGGGTGTCGGTTGTGTGCACCGTCGCCTTGTCGGCGACACCGATGGGTTCTCCGCCGTCGGACAGTAGCACGACCTGCTCATCGGAGGCAGCCATAACGCCCTCTCTCACTCGGTGGGTTACGCTCAAATGGTGGACCCACAGGATCTCGTGGTGGCAAGCTCGCGGCGACAGAAACATGTCGACGACGTACTTGACCGCTTCTTCAGCCTAGCCAAGAACCGCGCTGCGGCGATCGGGCCACGATACGTGACGCTCTGGCAGACCCTCGAACGGAACACTTCGGGCGGCAAGCGTTTCCGGCCGGGCATGGTCATGGGGGCATATGAGTCCCTCGGCGGCACCGACAGCGAGGCCGCGGCCCACATCGGGGCGGCATTCGAACTGCTGCACACGGCCCTCATCGTGCACGACGACGTGATCGATCGGGACTTCATCCGCCGCGGCGGGGTGAACGTCTCCGGGGTCTACCGGGACTTCGCTCAGACCGCGGGCATCCCGGTCCCGGCGGCCGAGCACCGGGGCCTCTCCGTCGCCGTCATCGCCGGCGACCTGGCGCTCTCGAACGCGTTCCGGATGATCGACAAGGCCGGTGTCGGAGACGAGATGCGCCGTCGCCTCCACGACATCTTCGACGAGGCTCTGTTCGCCTCGGCCGCCGGTGAGCTCTTCGACGTGGACTTCTCCCAGCTGAAGTCGATGCCGACGGTGGACGAGGTCGTCGACATGGAACGCCTGAAGACCGCCGTCTACTCGTTCGAGAGCCCCTGTGAGGCCGGCGCCGTGCTGGCCGGTGCGAGCGACGAAGCAGTGCGCGCCCTCGCCTCCTTCGGTCGCAACATCGGCATCGCCTACCAGATCGTGGACGACGTGCTCGGCGTCTTCGGTGACGAAGCCGCCACGGGCAAGACCACCATCGGCGACCTGCGGGAGGGCAAGCGCACAGTTCTCATCGCCTACGCCTCGGGCTGCCCGGAGTGGCTGGAGATCTCGCAGTGGCTCGGCCTCCCCGACCTCACGCGCGAGCAGGCCGGCGTGGTGCGACGCTCCCTCGAGGCGTGCGGCGCCCGCCAGTACGCGGAGGATCTCGCCCGCGAGTTCGCTGACCGCGCCATCGAGGAGCTGGCTTCGGATGCTCTCCCCGACGCCACGCGCGACGAGTTCCAGCCCGTGATCGACGCCGTGCTGCGGCGGGTGCGGTGAGCGGCGAGACCGCCGATCTCGCCCGGGCGCGGTCGCTCTACGACAGGGTCGCCGTCGAGACGGCGGGCATCGTCATCCATCGATATTCCACATCGTTCGGCCTCGCGTCGAGGTTGCTCTCGCCGTCGGTGCGCCGTCACGTCGACAACATCTACGCCCTGGTGCGGCTCGCCGACGAGGTCGTCGACGGTGTCGCGGCCTCCGCGTCGCTCCAGGCGCCCGAGATCGCCCGCCTCCTCGACACTCTCGAGAAGGAGACGCTCGACGCGATCGCCGTCGGCTACAGCACCAACCTCGTCGTGCACGCCTTCGCGCTGACCGCCCGGGAGGTCTCGTTCGGGGCCGAGCTCGTCTCGCCGTTCTACGCCTCGATGCGGGCCGACCTCACCGAGACGGAGCACACGCCCGAGTCGTTCACGGAATATGTCTACGGCTCCGCGGAGGTCGTCGGGCTGATGTGCCTGTGTGCATTCCTCGAGGGGCATACAATTCCGGATGACCGGCGAACCACCCTCGTCGACGGTGCCCGGCATCTGGGCGCCGCGTTCCAGAAGATCAACTTCCTGCGCGACCTCTCCGCCGATTTCGCGGGGCTCGGGCGGAGCTACTTCCCCGGCGTCAACGTGTCGACCTTCGGGGAGACGGCGAAGCGCGACATCCTCGACGACATCGACAACGACCTCCGGATTGCGCGCGCCAGCCTTCCGCTGCTGCCCGCGTCTTCGCGGCGGGCGGTGGCGCTCGCACAGGGTCTGTTCGGCGAACTGACCCGTCGGCTCCGCCAGACCCCTGCTGCCGTGCTCGCCGAGACGCGCATCCGGGTGCCGAACCCGGTGAAGCTGCGCATCGCCGCCTCCGCTGCCGCCGGCCGCCTGCCGCGCGAATTCCCGCCCGCTTCCCCCCTTTCACCACGCACTGCCGAGGAGACCCGTTGACCCGCGAGCACGACGATCCCCGGCCACAGGATGACGAACCGGGCAACTCCTTCGACGACATCGTCGACGGTGAGACAGAGGTGATCGAGCGCCTGCCCGACGACTACGTGCTCGATGCCTACGCCGCCCGCCCCACAGCGGCAGCCGAGCGCGCCGCCGCGGCCCTCCGTCCGGGTGCGGGCAAGACAGCGGTCGTCATCGGTGCGGGGATCAGCGGCCTCGCGACCGCCGGACTCCTCGCCCGCGACGGCTACAGCGTCACGGTCGTCGAGAAGCAGCAGGCGGTCGGCGGTCGGGCAGGGCTCTGGGAGAAGGACGGCTTCCGCTTCGACGCCGGCCCCTCCTGGTACCTGATGCCCGAGGTCTTCGACCACTGGTACAAGCTCATGGGCTCCTCGGCTGCCGCGGAACTCGACCTCTCGAAGCTCGACCCGGGCTACCGCGTGCTGTTCCAGGACGAGTTCCACCCGGTCGACATTGCGGCGAACCGGGAGGACAATCTCGAGCTCTTCGAATCGCTCGAACCCGGATCCGGCGTGCGCATGGCCGGGTACCTCGACTCCGCCGCCGAGACGTACGAGCTGGCGAAGGAGTACTTCCTCTACTCGACGTTCGAGGACTTCCGACCGCTGCTGAAGGGCCCGGTGCTGAAACGTTCACCCAGGCTGGTGCGGCTGCTGCTGGAGTCGCTCGACAGTTTCGCGGGACGTACGGTGCGCGACCCGCGCCTGCAGCAGATCCTCGGCTACCCCGCGGTGTTCCTCGGCTCGTCACCGTATTCCACTCCGAGCATGTATCACCTGATGAGCCACCTCGACCTCGACGACGGGGTGCTCTACCCGCAGGGCGGGCTCGCGCGAGTCATCGAGAGCATCGAGCAGCTTGCCGTGTCTGCCGGAGTCACGGTCGTCACGGGTGCCACCGTCAGCCGCATCGTGACCACCGACGACCACGTCGACCCAGCCGCGCTGGCGGCACCCGAGCCCGGGCCCTACGACTACCCGACGAATGAGTTCGACACGAACGTGATCGACCGCGACGAGCTCCGGCGCGTGCTGGAGGGGGAGGCGGAGCCGACAGAGGATGCACCCGCGGCACCCGCGGCACCCGCGGCACCTGCGGCCCCAGCAGCTGCCGCCAACACCGGCGTGAGCGCCGCTGCCGCACCCTCGCCGACGCCCGTGCGCGTCGCGGGCATCCAGTACCTCGACGCCACCGGTGCCGCCCACACCCTCGAAGCGGACATCGTCGTGGCCGCAACAGACCTCAAGCACGTCGAGACCACCATGCTCCTCCCGGAGCTGCAGACCTACCCCGAGAGCTACTGGGCGAAGAAGACGGCCGGGCCGAGCGCCGTGCTCATCTACCTCGGTGTCTCCGGCGAGATCCCCGAGCTCCTTCACCACACCCTCTTCTTCACCAAGACCTGGAAGACCGACTTCGAGCAGATCTTCGGCAAGGGCGGCGTCGCCGCCGGCCTGCTGAAGGGTGTCGGTATCGGCCGTCCGGTGACCACGAGCGTGCCCAGCCCGGCCTCGATCTACGTCTGCCGGCCGAGCGCCACGGATGCCTCGGTCGCGCCCGAGGGCTCGGAGAACCTGTTCGTGCTGGTGCCGATCCCCGCCGACCCGGGCATCGGGTCGGGCGGCGAAGACGGATCGGGTTCCGCCCAGGTCGAGGCCATCGCCGACGCCGCCATCGCACAGATCGCCGAGTGGGCGGGCGTGCCCGACCTCGCCGAGCGCATCACGGTGCGCCGGACGGTCGGCCCGGCCGACTTCGCGAACGACCTGAACACGTGGAACGGTACGGCTCTCGGCCCCGCGCACACCCTCGGGCAGAGCGCGTTCTTCCGTGCGGGCAACGTGAGCAAGAAGGTGGGCGGTCTCTACTACGCGGGCGGATCGACGATCCCCGGCATCGGTCTGCCGATGTGCCTGATCAGCGCCGAACTGGTGATCAAGCGGCTGCGCGGCGACATCTCGACGACTGCCCTGCCGGAGCCGCTGTGAGCCCGGTCGGAGCTGGTCTGCCCGGCGGCGGGTCGGGCAGCGCCGGACCAGGCCGCGGCAGGGATGCCCGGGGGCGGCGCTGATGGGCATCCTGTACCTGCTCGCCCTGCTGGTCGCGCTGACCGGGATGGTGATGCTCGACCGGCGGTTCCGCCTGTTCTTCTGGCAGGACGCCCGCCGCGCCGCCATCGTGCTGGTCGTGGGCGTGCTGTTCTTCCTGGCCTGGGATCTCTCCGGCATCACCGCGGGCATCTTCTTCCGCGGGGAGACCTCGTTCATGACGGGGGTGCTCGTCGGACCGGAGCTGCCTCTCGAGGAGGTCTTCTTCCTGACGATGCTCTGCTACCTGACGATGAACCTGTTCGAGGCGGTCAGCCGGATGCTCGCCCGCACCAGCCTCACCGCGCGAACCCGCTCGATGGAAGGGAGGCGCCCGTGACCTACTGGACACTCAACGCGATCTTCCTCGTGGTCACCGTCGCGCTGGCCATCGCCGCGCGCCTCGTCCGCCGGCGCCCGCGACTCCTGCCCCTCGCCGTCACGGTGCTGGTGCTCTTCGTGATCAGCGTCGTCTTCGACAACGTGATGATCGGTGTCGGCCTGGTCGGCTACAACCGCGATCTCATCTCGGGCGCCTTCCTCGGCATCGCCCCCCTCGAGGACTTCGCCTATGTCTTCGGCGCCGTGCTTCTCCTGCCGGCCCTCTGGTATCTGCTCCCGACAGCCCGGCGCCGCTCGGCCGACCGCCGATCGGAGTCGAACTCATGAGTAAGCTCGGCCAGGTCATCCTGTCCTCACGGCCGCTGTCGTGGGTGAACACTGCATTCCCGTTCGCGGCGGGCTATCTGCTCACCACGCGCGAGATCGACCTGACGTTCGTGCTCGGAACCCTCTACTTCCTCGTTCCGTACAACCTCGCGATGTACGGCATCAACGACGTGTTCGACTACGAGTCCGACATGCGGAACCCGCGGAAGGGCGGCGTCGAGGGCGCGGTGCTCAGCCGCTCGATGCACCGCATCACGCTCGTCAGCGCGGCAGTGACGAATATTCCGTTCCTGGTATATCTCGTGATCGTCGGTTCTCCGCTGTCGTGGCTCGTGCTCGCCGTGAGCGTCTTCGCCGTCATCGCGTACAGCGCACCGAAACTGCGCTTCAAAGAGCGCCCCTTCGTCGACTCGCTCACCTCGAGCACGCACTTCGTCAGCCCGGCGGTCTACGGCCTGGTGCTCGCGGGCGCGGTCTTCACACCGGGACTGTGGGCCATTCTGGCTGCCTTCTTCCTCTGGGGCATCGCCAGCCACGCCTTCGGTGCGGTGCAGGACATCGTGGCCGACCGCGAGGGTGGCATCGCCTCCATCGCCACCGTCATCGGCGGACGCCAGACCGTTCGCTTCGCTTTCTTCGCCTATGTGCTGGGGGGCATCCTGATGCTCTTCACCGGCTGGCCCGGCCCGCTCGCGGCCCTGCTCGCCCTGCCCTATGCCTTCAGCGTGCTGCCGTTCTGGTCGATCAGCGACGCGGATGCCGAACGCGCCAACGCAGGCTGGAAGAGGTTCCTCTACCTGAACTTCGCCACCGGCTTCCTGGTGACGATGCTGCTGATCTGGTACGTGCTGATCAGCGCCTGATCAGCACCTGATCAGCGCCTGATCAGCCCAGCTCGACCGGCAGGTCGTACGGCGGGTGCCTCAGCTGGGCATCCTGTGCCCGCAGGCGAGCGAGGAACGCCCCCACCGGGCCGAGCTCGGACTCCCCGAGGTGCACGGCGAACTCCCGCTGCACCACTTCGAGCACGAGCCTCGTCGACAAGGTGAAGGTCGTTTCGCCGTGCTCTGTCGGTGTGATCAGGATGCTCCGCCGGTCATCCGGCGACGGTCGGCGCTCGACGAGCCCGGCTTTCACCATGCTCGACACGAGGTTGCTCGCCGATCCACTGCTGTAGAGCAGGGTGCGGGAGACGGCGCTCACGCTCAGCGTGTGTGCGGGCGCCGTGCCCAGGTTGTAGAGAAGGTCGTACTGCGCCCAGCTGATCGCCAGTTCGGACTTGAGGGCCTTCTCCACCGTGCGCATGACCCGTGTGTAGGCGAGTACGAAGTCCGCCCAGACAGCGAAGTGGGCGGCATCCGGGGCGGGCGACTGGTCGGTCATCGTGTTCCGAGGATAACCCCACGACCCGAGGGGTCCCGGGTCGCGAAGCAGGCGTAGAGTGATACCTGTAACTACAGGCAAATGCCTGCAAGTGTTTTGAGAAGTGGAAGAAGGAACAGATGTCAGCCCAGCGGTTCGACGACAAGGTCGTTTTCGTCACGGGAGGAGCCTCGGGGCTCGGTGCGGCGGCCGCCGGCAAGTTCGCGGCCGAGGGTGCCAAGGTGGTCATCGCCGACCTCAACATCGACGGCGCCACAGCGTTCGCGGCGACGCTGCCCGACGGTTTCGCGGTGAAGGTCGACGTCTCCGACCCCGCTAGCGTCGAGGCCGGCTTCGCGAGCGCGATCGAGCACTACGGCCACGTCGACGTGATCTTCAACAACGCGGGCATCGATGGCAAGCAGCAGAAGCTGCACGAGATGGACCTCGCGAACTGGGAGAAGGTGCGGAACATCAACGGAGACGGCGTCTTCTTTGTGCTGAAGTACGGAATCGCCGCACTGCTCGCGTCCGGTGGCGGCAGCATCGTCAACACCTCGTCCACGGCCGGCCTGACCGCACAGGACAACATCTCGCCCTACACGTTCGCCAAAGCCGGCATCGTCGGGCTCACGCGATCGGCTGCCGTCGAATACGCGAAGTCGAACATCCGTGTCAATGCGGTCGCGCCCACCGTGGTTCTGACGCCGCTGGTGCAGAACTTCATCGACACCGCACCCGACCCGAAGGCCATGGCGGAGCGGATGGCGAACTTCAACCCGATCCCCGGGATGCCGACGGCAGACGACGTCGCGAACGCGGTGCTGTTCCTCGCCTCCTCCGACGCGGCCTGGATCACCGGCCACACGCTGCCGATCGACGGCGGCTACGTGGCGGTCTGACGACCGGACTGGCCCGGGCCCGTCACCCCAGGGGCCCAGGCCAGTCCTCTTTGTCATCAGCGCGGCGCAGCGGCCCGCCGGCGGCTCAGTCGCTGAGCTGTTTCTGCTTCGCCGAAACCGGCAGCAGCACCAGGAGGCCGACGAGCAGCACCAGCACGATTCCGAGGATGCCCCAGTACTGGGCGCCTCCGAGGGTCACGAAGAGAGCGAAGGCGGCCGGCGCGAGGAACGTCGCCGCCTTGCCCGTCGTCGCGTACAGGCCGAAGATCTCGCCCTCGCGGCCGGCCGGGATGACGCGGCCGAGGAACGAGCGGCTGGCCGACTGGGCCGGACCGACGAACAGGCAGAGCGCGAGCCCGAAGACCCAGAACGCGCCCTTGCCCGCGTCGTGCAGGAAGAAGACGGCCGAGCCGCAGATCACCAGGCCGATGAGCGCGACGACGATGACGGGCTTCGGGCCGACCCGGTCATCCAGTCGCCCGACGATCACGGTGGAGACGCCGGCCGTGACGTTCGCAGCGATCGCGAAGATGATGACCTCGCTGGCCGAGAAGCCGAACGTGCCGGCGGCCAGCACCCCGCCGAACGTGAACACGCCGGTCAGGCCGTCGCGGAAGACGGCGGAGGCGATCAGGAAGTACACGGTGTGGCGGTTCGTGCGCCAGAGGCCAGCGATGTCCCGACCGAGTCGGGCGTACGAGGCGAAGAAGCTGACCCTGGGGCGCGCGGCCGAGCCGTGCGGCTCCAGTTCCGGAACCGAGATCAGCACCGGCAGAGCGAAGATCGCGAACCAGACCGCCGCGATGAGCATCGAGACGCGCACCGAGAGCCCGTTCTCGCTCGTCACGCCGAAGAGCCCGACATCCGGGTGGATGAAACCGAAGTACACGATCAGCAGCAGAACGATGCCGCCGAAGTACCCCATCGACCAGCCGAAGCCGCTGACCTTGCCGATGGTGCGCCGGTTCGACACGCTCGAGAGCATCGCGTTGTAGTTCACCTCGGCGAACTGGAAGAACACCGACCCCGCCGCCAGCAGCAGCAGCCCGAGCCAGAGGTATTCGGGAGCGGCCTGCACGAAGAACAGGCCCGCGATGATCGCCACCACGATGTAGGTGTTCACACCGAGCCAGAGCTTGCGGTTTCCGGAGGTGTCGCTCCGCTGGCCTGTCACCGGGGCGAGCAGGGCGACGATCAGGCCGGCAACGCCGAGCGTCCAGCCGAGCTGGGCGGAGACGAAGGCCTCGTCGCCGAACGGGTGGTTCACCGCATTGCCAGTCAGATAGACCGTGAAGACGAAGGTCGTGACGACAGCGTTGAACGAGGCTCCGCCCCAGTCCCAGAGCGCCCACGCGATGATGCGCCGCCGGGGTACGACGCGGTCGTCGGCTCCGGATGATCGTGCCGGTGTCGGGGAGGGTGCTGTCATGACTGAACAGTACATTCCTCGCGTAAACAGCAGTGAAACTCCTGAGAGTTGAGCCACTGTGACTCAAGTTCTGCGATCCGGGCTTGACACCAGGGAGCCTCCCGGTAAACTTGATGCCATGGGACTCAACTTCAGGGTTGGCCCACAGGACTTGAAAACCGGCCGTGAGGCCAAGAAGGAGAATCGCACATGGCTCGTGCAGTAGGAATCGACCTCGGAACCACCAACTCTGTTGTCTCCGTGCTCGAAGGTGGAGAACCCACCGTCATCGCGAACGCCGAAGGCTTTCGCACCACCCCCTCCATCGTGGCCTACACGAAAGACGGTGAAGTGCTCGTCGGCGAGACCGCGAAGCGCCAGGCCGTCACCAACGTCGACCGCACCATCTCCAGCGTCAAGCGCCACATCGGCACCGACTGGACCGTCGCGATCGACGACAAGAAGTACACCCCCCAGGAGATCTCGGCGCGCATCCTCGCGAAGCTGAAGCGCGACGCTGAGTCGTACCTCGGCGACAAGGTCACCGACGCTGTCATCACCGTTCCCGCGTACTTCAACGACGCCGAGCGCCAGGCCACCAAGGAGGCCGGCGAGATCGCGGGCCTCAACGTGCTCCGCATCATCAACGAGCCGACCGCCGCGGCGCTCGCCTACGGCCTCGACAAGGGCAAGGAGGACGAGCTCATCCTGGTCTTCGACCTCGGTGGCGGAACGTTCGACGTCTCACTCCTCGAAGTGGGCAAGGACGACGACTTCAGCACCATCCAGGTGCGTTCGACCGCCGGCGACAACCGCCTCGGCGGCGATGACTGGGACCAGCGCGTCGTCGACTACCTGGTCAAGCGCTTCAAGGACTCGACCGGTGTCGACGTCTCCGGCGACAAGATCGCCAAGCAGCGCCTGAAGGAGGCTGCTGAGCAGGCCAAGAAGGAACTGTCCGGTTCGCTCTCCACGACCATTCAGCTCCCGTACCTCTCGCTCACCGAGAACGGCCCGGCCAACCTCGACGAGACGCTCAGCCGCGCCAAGTTCGAAGAGCTGACCGCCGACCTGCTGGCCCGCACCGAGAAGCCCTTCCACGATGTCATCAAGGAGGCCGGTGTCTCGGTCGCCGACATCGCGCACGTCGTGCTCGTCGGTGGTTCCACCCGTATGCCCGCCGTCGTCGCCCTCGTCAAGAAGCTGACCGGTGGCCGCGAGCCGAACAAGGGCGTGAACCCGGATGAGGTCGTGGCCGTCGGTGCCGCGCTGCAGGCCGGCGTGCTGAAGGGCGAGCGCAAAGACGTTCTGCTCATCGACGTCACCCCCCTGTCGCTCGGAATCGAGACCAAGGGCGGCATGATGACCAAGCTCATCGAGCGGAACACCGCCATCCCGACCAAGCGCAGCGAGACCTTCACCACCGCGGATGACAACCAGCCGTCCGTCGCCATCCAGGTCTTCCAGGGCGAGCGTGAGTTCACCCGCGACAACAAGAACCTCGGAACGTTCGAGCTGACCGGCATCGCGCCGGCTCCGCGCGGCATCCCGCAGGTCGAGGTCACCTTCGACATCGACGCCAACGGCATCGTGCACGTGTCCGCGAAGGACAAGGGCACCGGCAAGGAGCAGTCGATGACCATCACCGGCGGGTCGAGCCTCTCGAAGGACGACATCGCCCGCATGGTGCGGGAGGGCGAGGAGCACGCTGCTGAGGACAAGAAGCGTCGCGAGGCTGCGGAGACCCGCAACACCAGCGAGCAGCTCGCCTACTCGATCGACAAGCTGATCAAGGACAACGAAGACAAACTGCCCGAAGACGTCAAGACCGAGGTGCAGGCCGATGTGGATGCTCTGAAGAGCGCCCTCGCCGGTGATGACGACGAGGCGGTGAAGACCGCGTTCGACAAGCTCAACGAGAGCCAGTCGAAGCTCGGCCAGGCCATCTACGCGAACTCCCAGGCCGACGAGGCAGCAGCTGCTGCCGGGTCGACCGAGGAGCCGGCCGCTTCGGAGCCTTCGTCCGACGAGGACATCGTCGACGCAGAGGTTGTCGACGACGAAGAGTCGAAAGAGCAGAAGTAACCGTGGCCGCCGACAAGTCGAACCGCGACGGCGAGAGCCCGAACGATGACGAGTCCGGTCGGTTCCCCGAGGCCGGGTCCGAGGCATTCTCCTCGGACCCGGCGACGGGCGAGCCAGTGGAGGATGGAGCCTTCGTCGAGGCCGAAGGGCCCGACGTCGAGACTCCGAGCAATGGTTCGTTGAACGACGACGACCTGAGCTTTCTCGACGCCGTGAGCTCCGGGCAGGCCGACGATCTCGCTGCGGAGCGGCTCGGCGACCTGCAACGGGTCACCGCCGAATACGCCAACTACCGCAAGCGCACCGAAGCCAACCGTGAGGTTGAGCGGGAGCGCACCGTGGGTGACGTGGTGAAGATCCTGCTTCCCGTTCTCGACGACCTCGACCGTGCCGAGAAGCACGGCGATCTCGCGGACGGGCCGTTCGCCTCCATCGCGGGCAAACTCCGCACCGGTGTCGAGCGCCTCGGCCTGAAGCCCTTCGGGGCGGCCGGTGAGGTCTTCGACCCGAAGGAGCACGAAGCGATCTTCCAGCAGCCGACCGCGGGCGTCGAGGTGGCCACCATCGCCGACGTCGTCGAGACGGGGTACTACCTCGGTTCGACCCTGCTGCGGGCGGCCAAGGTTGTCGTCGCGGTGCCGAATGGCTAGCCAGGACTGGTTCGACAAAGACTTCTACAAGGTACTCGGTGTATCCAAAGACGTCTCTGCGGCCGACCTGAAGAAGCAGTACCGCAAACTCGCCCGGCAGTACCACCCGGACTCCAACCCGGGCGATGCTGCCGCCGAGGCGAAGTTCAAGGAGATCAGCGAGGCCAACTCGGTGCTCGCCGACGCTGAACAGCGCAAGGAGTACGACCAGATCCGTGCGATGGGTTCCGGTGCCCGCTTCACGGCGGGTGGCCAGGGCCAGTCGGGCGGTTTCGAAGACGTCTTCGGCGGAATGTTCGGCGGCGGCGCCGGCCGTGGGGGCAGTGCGGGCGGCAGTGCCGGTTCGAACTACAGCTTCCAGCAGGCCGGCTACGACGATCTGCTCGGTGGCATGTTCGGTGGCAACCGCGGCTTCGGCCAGCCGAGCGGCGGTTTCCGCGGCTACGGCGGACCGACCCGCGGCCGCGACGTCACGGCCCGCACCACGGTCGACTTCGTCACGGCGACCAAGGGTGACACGATCAAGCTGCAGACCGCCGAGGGAACCACCATCACGGTGAAGATCCCGGCGGGTGTCTCCGACGGGCAGAAGATCAAGCTGCGCGGCAAGGGTGAGAAGAGCCAGGACGGCGGCGAACCCGGAGACATCGTGCTCACGGTGGCTGTACGCAAGCACCCTGTCTTCGACCGCGACGGGCTGAACCTCCGGGTGAACGTCCCCGTGACGTTCGTCGAGGCGACGCTCGGCGCCACGATCGAGGTGCCGACTCTCGGGGGAGACCCCGTGAAGTTGCGTGTCGGTCCCGGAACGCCGAGCGGCCGGGTGCTCCGCGTCAAGGGCCGGGGCGTCGAGACGCCGAAGGGCACGGGCGACCTGCTCGCCGTCGTGCAGGTCGCCGTTCCGTCGCACCTGTCCGACGAGGCGCGCGAGGCGCTGTTGGCCTTCCATGCGCTCGAACCGAACGAGAACCCGCGAGCGGAACTGCTCGCGAAAGCACGGGAGTGAGCGCCACGTTCCGGATGATCGTGCCCCCGATCATCCGGAACCCTCACCCGCGCCCAGACTCACCACGACGACGAAGGAATACCCGTGCCACAGCCCGTCGATGAGAACGCGCCTCTCTTCGCCATCGCCGTCGCTGCCGAGCTCGCCGAGATGCACCCGCAGACACTCCGGCAGTACGACCGGCTGGGGCTCGTCAATCCGAGCCGAACGGCCGGCAAGTCGCGACGCTACTCGCTCCGCGACGTGATGCAACTGCGCGAGATCGCGCGGCTCGGCTCCGAGGGCATCACGCTCGAAGGGATCCGGCGCATCCTGGAGCTCGAGAACCTCAACCAGGAGCTCGCGCGTCGCGTACGCGAGCTCGAGTC
Above is a genomic segment from Subtercola boreus containing:
- a CDS encoding lycopene cyclase domain-containing protein; this translates as MGILYLLALLVALTGMVMLDRRFRLFFWQDARRAAIVLVVGVLFFLAWDLSGITAGIFFRGETSFMTGVLVGPELPLEEVFFLTMLCYLTMNLFEAVSRMLARTSLTARTRSMEGRRP
- a CDS encoding lycopene cyclase domain-containing protein codes for the protein MTYWTLNAIFLVVTVALAIAARLVRRRPRLLPLAVTVLVLFVISVVFDNVMIGVGLVGYNRDLISGAFLGIAPLEDFAYVFGAVLLLPALWYLLPTARRRSADRRSESNS
- a CDS encoding prenyltransferase, which gives rise to MSKLGQVILSSRPLSWVNTAFPFAAGYLLTTREIDLTFVLGTLYFLVPYNLAMYGINDVFDYESDMRNPRKGGVEGAVLSRSMHRITLVSAAVTNIPFLVYLVIVGSPLSWLVLAVSVFAVIAYSAPKLRFKERPFVDSLTSSTHFVSPAVYGLVLAGAVFTPGLWAILAAFFLWGIASHAFGAVQDIVADREGGIASIATVIGGRQTVRFAFFAYVLGGILMLFTGWPGPLAALLALPYAFSVLPFWSISDADAERANAGWKRFLYLNFATGFLVTMLLIWYVLISA
- the crtI gene encoding phytoene desaturase family protein is translated as MTREHDDPRPQDDEPGNSFDDIVDGETEVIERLPDDYVLDAYAARPTAAAERAAAALRPGAGKTAVVIGAGISGLATAGLLARDGYSVTVVEKQQAVGGRAGLWEKDGFRFDAGPSWYLMPEVFDHWYKLMGSSAAAELDLSKLDPGYRVLFQDEFHPVDIAANREDNLELFESLEPGSGVRMAGYLDSAAETYELAKEYFLYSTFEDFRPLLKGPVLKRSPRLVRLLLESLDSFAGRTVRDPRLQQILGYPAVFLGSSPYSTPSMYHLMSHLDLDDGVLYPQGGLARVIESIEQLAVSAGVTVVTGATVSRIVTTDDHVDPAALAAPEPGPYDYPTNEFDTNVIDRDELRRVLEGEAEPTEDAPAAPAAPAAPAAPAAAANTGVSAAAAPSPTPVRVAGIQYLDATGAAHTLEADIVVAATDLKHVETTMLLPELQTYPESYWAKKTAGPSAVLIYLGVSGEIPELLHHTLFFTKTWKTDFEQIFGKGGVAAGLLKGVGIGRPVTTSVPSPASIYVCRPSATDASVAPEGSENLFVLVPIPADPGIGSGGEDGSGSAQVEAIADAAIAQIAEWAGVPDLAERITVRRTVGPADFANDLNTWNGTALGPAHTLGQSAFFRAGNVSKKVGGLYYAGGSTIPGIGLPMCLISAELVIKRLRGDISTTALPEPL
- the idi gene encoding isopentenyl-diphosphate Delta-isomerase is translated as MAASDEQVVLLSDGGEPIGVADKATVHTTDTPLHLAFSCHVFDEAGRILVTRRALAKRTWPGVWTNSFCGHPAPGESFDAALARRAHDELGIGSGLTSIRVALPDFRYRAVDASGIVENEICPVYTAVLTDVAGLPDALQPSPDEVAEWQWAEPDALLASIEATPWAFSPWLTLQLPALMAARATLAA
- a CDS encoding MarR family winged helix-turn-helix transcriptional regulator translates to MTDQSPAPDAAHFAVWADFVLAYTRVMRTVEKALKSELAISWAQYDLLYNLGTAPAHTLSVSAVSRTLLYSSGSASNLVSSMVKAGLVERRPSPDDRRSILITPTEHGETTFTLSTRLVLEVVQREFAVHLGESELGPVGAFLARLRAQDAQLRHPPYDLPVELG
- a CDS encoding polyprenyl synthetase family protein, whose amino-acid sequence is MVDPQDLVVASSRRQKHVDDVLDRFFSLAKNRAAAIGPRYVTLWQTLERNTSGGKRFRPGMVMGAYESLGGTDSEAAAHIGAAFELLHTALIVHDDVIDRDFIRRGGVNVSGVYRDFAQTAGIPVPAAEHRGLSVAVIAGDLALSNAFRMIDKAGVGDEMRRRLHDIFDEALFASAAGELFDVDFSQLKSMPTVDEVVDMERLKTAVYSFESPCEAGAVLAGASDEAVRALASFGRNIGIAYQIVDDVLGVFGDEAATGKTTIGDLREGKRTVLIAYASGCPEWLEISQWLGLPDLTREQAGVVRRSLEACGARQYAEDLAREFADRAIEELASDALPDATRDEFQPVIDAVLRRVR
- a CDS encoding phytoene/squalene synthase family protein; translated protein: MSGETADLARARSLYDRVAVETAGIVIHRYSTSFGLASRLLSPSVRRHVDNIYALVRLADEVVDGVAASASLQAPEIARLLDTLEKETLDAIAVGYSTNLVVHAFALTAREVSFGAELVSPFYASMRADLTETEHTPESFTEYVYGSAEVVGLMCLCAFLEGHTIPDDRRTTLVDGARHLGAAFQKINFLRDLSADFAGLGRSYFPGVNVSTFGETAKRDILDDIDNDLRIARASLPLLPASSRRAVALAQGLFGELTRRLRQTPAAVLAETRIRVPNPVKLRIAASAAAGRLPREFPPASPLSPRTAEETR